A window of the Deltaproteobacteria bacterium genome harbors these coding sequences:
- a CDS encoding DUF4390 domain-containing protein: MQRPIPVKALVFFLALWAFAVPAFADEAGLANIVITNDEKNLLIYLTIQNGFPGRLEQAVVGGAPVSFKIYVSLYKDRGLWPDSEIADISATHTLRYDTRKKLYTVIRSEDPAAPVITHSFEEAKRAMSEVSRMRACPLSRLEKGRQYELKAKAVMERVELPLHLRYLLYFVAFWDFETDWYTINFNY; the protein is encoded by the coding sequence ATGCAACGCCCTATTCCAGTCAAAGCCCTGGTTTTTTTCCTTGCCTTGTGGGCGTTTGCCGTTCCCGCTTTTGCGGACGAAGCCGGGCTTGCGAACATCGTCATAACCAACGATGAAAAAAACCTCCTGATTTACCTCACCATACAAAACGGCTTTCCGGGCAGGCTGGAGCAGGCCGTGGTGGGCGGAGCTCCGGTCAGTTTCAAGATTTACGTTTCCCTGTACAAGGACCGGGGCCTTTGGCCCGACAGCGAGATCGCCGATATTTCCGCCACCCATACACTAAGATACGACACCAGAAAAAAGCTCTACACCGTGATCCGCTCCGAAGACCCGGCGGCCCCGGTGATAACCCATTCCTTCGAGGAGGCCAAAAGGGCCATGTCCGAGGTTTCCCGGATGAGGGCCTGCCCCCTCTCCAGGCTGGAAAAGGGCCGCCAGTACGAGTTGAAGGCCAAGGCCGTGATGGAGAGGGTGGAGCTTCCCCTTCACCTTCGGTATCTCCTTTATTTCGTTGCTTTCTGGGATTTCGAGACGGACTGGTACACCATAAATTTCAATTATTAG
- a CDS encoding response regulator: MLEAGVLPPCCDRARFMEGIFIVEDREKDCPGCPVAPKCVENRSICVRLLHEGHIYGYLAVALPCGMNVDEEEQGLFTEMAGDIAYALHVLRLERERLVSVQKQKVLEDQLIQSQKMESVGRLAGGVAHDFNNQLSVIIGHTELAMSQVEPSQPLFDDLTEIRQAARRSADLTRQLLAFARRQTITPKVLDLNETVEGMLKMLRRLIGEDIELAWKPGADLWPVLMDPVQLDQILANLCVNARDAIAGVGKISIETKKASIDEEYCAENAGAIPGDFAVIIVADKGCGMEGETLARIFEPFFTTKSLGKGTGLGLSTVYGIVRQNRGFVEVDSEPGRGSEFRIFLPRRQEAPVRASEPAETSAGRGRGETLLLVEDETAILNMAKRILASQGYSVLATGSPDEALELARAHSGEIRLLITDVVMPEMNGKDLADEVKTYYPEIKVLFMSGYTADVIAVRGVLDNGVNFIQKPFSMQNLLQKVRAALDKTA; encoded by the coding sequence ATGCTGGAAGCCGGGGTGCTGCCTCCCTGCTGCGACCGTGCGCGGTTTATGGAAGGCATTTTTATCGTGGAAGACCGCGAAAAGGACTGCCCCGGCTGCCCCGTTGCCCCAAAATGCGTGGAGAACCGGTCCATTTGCGTCAGGCTTTTGCACGAAGGCCATATTTACGGATACCTTGCCGTGGCTCTGCCTTGCGGCATGAACGTGGACGAGGAGGAGCAAGGCCTTTTCACCGAAATGGCGGGCGACATAGCCTATGCCCTTCACGTTCTTCGCCTGGAACGGGAAAGGCTTGTCTCCGTGCAGAAGCAGAAAGTACTGGAGGATCAGCTCATCCAGTCCCAGAAGATGGAGTCCGTGGGCCGCCTGGCCGGGGGCGTGGCCCACGACTTCAACAACCAGTTGAGCGTCATCATCGGCCACACCGAACTGGCCATGAGCCAGGTGGAGCCCTCCCAGCCCCTCTTCGACGATCTGACCGAAATCCGCCAGGCCGCCAGGCGCTCCGCCGATCTCACAAGGCAGCTTCTGGCCTTTGCCCGAAGGCAGACCATAACCCCCAAGGTGCTCGATCTGAACGAAACCGTGGAGGGGATGCTGAAGATGCTCAGAAGGCTTATCGGCGAGGACATAGAGCTTGCCTGGAAACCGGGCGCGGATCTGTGGCCGGTTCTCATGGACCCTGTCCAGTTGGACCAGATACTGGCCAACCTTTGCGTCAACGCCCGCGACGCCATAGCCGGAGTGGGCAAAATCAGCATAGAAACCAAAAAGGCTTCAATCGACGAAGAGTATTGCGCCGAAAACGCGGGGGCTATTCCGGGGGACTTTGCCGTCATCATTGTTGCCGACAAGGGCTGCGGCATGGAAGGGGAAACCCTTGCAAGAATTTTCGAGCCTTTTTTCACCACCAAAAGCCTTGGCAAGGGAACCGGCCTGGGGCTTTCCACGGTTTACGGCATAGTGAGGCAGAACAGAGGCTTCGTGGAAGTGGATAGCGAGCCGGGCAGGGGAAGCGAGTTCAGGATTTTCCTTCCCAGGCGGCAGGAGGCCCCGGTCCGGGCCTCGGAGCCTGCCGAAACTTCGGCGGGCAGGGGCAGGGGGGAAACCCTGCTTCTGGTGGAGGACGAGACCGCGATACTCAACATGGCGAAAAGGATTCTCGCCAGCCAGGGTTACAGCGTCCTTGCGACGGGCTCCCCGGATGAGGCGCTGGAACTGGCCAGGGCGCATTCGGGCGAAATCCGGCTTCTCATCACCGACGTGGTGATGCCTGAGATGAACGGCAAGGACCTGGCTGATGAGGTCAAGACGTATTATCCCGAAATAAAAGTGCTTTTCATGTCAGGCTACACTGCGGACGTAATAGCGGTGAGGGGGGTGCTGGACAACGGGGTCAATTTCATCCAGAAGCCCTTTTCCATGCAAAACCTGCTGCAGAAGGTAAGAGCGGCCCTGGACAAAACCGCTTAG
- a CDS encoding serine/threonine-protein phosphatase: MALVIESAGLSDVGQKRKGNEDSLFLDDRMGLYVVADGMGGHLAGEVASKIVVDTIRDYMSRFGREKNPEEMEDHDISVSKEANRLLSSIHLANQAVHSMAEQKKAYTGMGSTVSAVYTTDSGFVIANVGDSPIYLVHQGSLEPVYVPHTVIAEQAAMDPDAAGRLGEKFAHMLTRAMGVEDTVAPSVLELQAWPGDIIIIASDGLTNMVNTDEIKKVLLAEPPQAACRTLVDLANARGGDDNITIIILKVKKVSGQSSGLSGIFERILDFFR; this comes from the coding sequence ATGGCTCTGGTCATCGAATCAGCGGGCCTTTCGGACGTGGGCCAGAAACGCAAGGGCAACGAGGACAGCCTTTTTCTGGACGACCGCATGGGCCTGTACGTGGTCGCGGACGGCATGGGCGGGCATCTGGCCGGTGAAGTGGCCAGCAAGATCGTTGTGGACACCATCCGGGACTACATGAGCCGGTTCGGCAGGGAAAAGAACCCGGAGGAGATGGAGGACCACGACATCTCGGTGTCCAAGGAGGCCAACAGGCTTCTGTCGTCCATCCATCTGGCCAACCAGGCCGTCCATTCCATGGCCGAGCAGAAAAAGGCCTACACCGGCATGGGCTCCACCGTCAGCGCGGTTTACACCACGGATTCGGGCTTCGTGATAGCCAACGTGGGGGACAGCCCCATCTACCTGGTTCACCAGGGGTCCCTGGAGCCGGTTTACGTTCCCCACACCGTGATCGCCGAGCAGGCGGCCATGGATCCGGACGCGGCAGGCAGGCTGGGCGAAAAATTCGCTCACATGCTGACCCGCGCCATGGGCGTGGAGGACACCGTGGCCCCCAGCGTCCTGGAGCTCCAGGCCTGGCCGGGGGACATCATTATAATAGCCTCGGACGGGCTCACCAACATGGTGAATACCGACGAGATCAAAAAGGTCCTCCTGGCCGAGCCTCCCCAGGCGGCCTGCCGCACCCTGGTTGATCTCGCAAACGCCCGTGGCGGCGACGACAACATCACCATCATAATATTGAAGGTGAAAAAGGTCTCCGGCCAGTCGTCGGGGCTTTCGGGCATCTTCGAGCGGATTCTTGATTTTTTCAGGTAA
- a CDS encoding FHA domain-containing protein, with translation MPTITLKFKENTIAEFPINKGGTLSVGRLNDNQIVVENLAVSGHHCKIDSVGEGYLLTDLQSKNGTFVNQQRVASHWLKNGDVVTVGKHTLVFVHEGAAAAPKPTMGDMEKTMVMDTAMHREMLAKSAKPEVAGAAGSHPAEDEGAAVLTYLSGGDGEVTVTRKLIKVGKADNNDIVVKGFLVGATAATIAKRPAGYYLSYVGGMSKPKVNGVPVKESVQLKDYDKIEVGSVTLQFNLSKS, from the coding sequence ATGCCTACCATCACATTGAAATTCAAGGAAAACACGATAGCCGAGTTTCCCATCAACAAGGGGGGCACCCTTTCGGTGGGACGCTTGAACGACAACCAGATCGTGGTGGAAAATCTGGCTGTTTCCGGTCACCACTGCAAGATCGACTCGGTGGGCGAGGGCTACCTTCTTACTGATTTGCAGAGCAAAAACGGCACCTTCGTCAACCAGCAGAGGGTGGCCAGCCACTGGCTGAAAAACGGCGACGTGGTCACGGTCGGGAAGCACACCCTGGTTTTCGTGCACGAGGGCGCGGCTGCGGCTCCCAAGCCCACCATGGGCGACATGGAAAAGACCATGGTGATGGATACCGCCATGCACCGGGAGATGCTGGCCAAGAGCGCCAAGCCTGAGGTCGCGGGGGCCGCCGGTTCCCACCCTGCCGAAGACGAGGGCGCGGCGGTGCTGACATATCTTTCGGGCGGCGACGGCGAGGTCACGGTCACCCGCAAGCTCATCAAGGTGGGCAAGGCCGACAACAACGACATCGTGGTGAAGGGCTTTCTTGTTGGCGCGACCGCCGCCACCATCGCCAAGCGTCCGGCTGGCTATTATCTCAGCTACGTGGGCGGAATGTCGAAACCCAAGGTGAACGGCGTGCCGGTGAAGGAATCCGTTCAGCTCAAGGACTACGACAAGATCGAGGTGGGCTCGGTAACGCTCCAGTTCAATCTGTCGAAGTCGTAA
- a CDS encoding glycoside hydrolase family protein: MDHGEALIKRHEGFSERVYIDTVGVPTVGWGHALHEGSPFPESASRILFDQDYHRAKMAVAGLAADGLIPSDLDEVRRAVLVNMAFNLGAAGLRKFKGTLGAVKRRDFKAAAGGMRASLWARQVGKRAGELCAMMESGAWPAYLNQPV, translated from the coding sequence ATGGATCACGGAGAGGCTTTGATCAAGCGGCACGAGGGCTTCAGCGAGCGGGTCTATATCGACACGGTGGGCGTCCCCACCGTGGGCTGGGGCCACGCCCTCCACGAGGGCTCGCCCTTTCCCGAATCCGCGTCGCGCATTCTCTTCGACCAGGATTACCACAGGGCCAAAATGGCGGTGGCCGGGCTCGCGGCGGACGGCCTCATACCTTCCGACCTGGACGAGGTCAGAAGGGCGGTCCTGGTGAACATGGCCTTCAACCTTGGGGCGGCGGGCCTGCGAAAATTCAAGGGAACCCTTGGGGCCGTGAAGCGCCGGGATTTCAAGGCTGCGGCGGGCGGCATGAGGGCGAGCCTCTGGGCCCGGCAGGTGGGCAAAAGGGCCGGAGAGCTGTGCGCCATGATGGAGTCGGGCGCATGGCCCGCGTATCTGAATCAGCCTGTCTAA
- a CDS encoding MBL fold metallo-hydrolase yields the protein MSHKPQPQESSIGPIRLLPGPNRGKYPHCHSVYIEGAKILIDPASDRERLMRLKTEEGVDEVWLSHWHEDHFAHLDLFPEAKIRIHPADAPPLADLDVFMDWYGMTGPENQKVREMWRELMLTQFNFKPRTEFDFFIPDEEIRLSGLTVKALHVPGHTPGHMAFHFLEPEVLFLADYDLTPFGPWYADPGGSIGETSKSVRRLQKIPVSAWITAHEGGIIHEAPPELWDSYLDVPVKREEKILELLGEPRTIEDIARQWLVYRKPREPFEFYFWAERATAKKHLEGLVERGMSVCSEGLYRRLA from the coding sequence ATGTCCCATAAGCCGCAACCTCAGGAATCATCCATCGGGCCGATAAGGCTTCTGCCCGGGCCCAACCGGGGAAAGTACCCCCACTGCCACTCGGTTTACATCGAGGGGGCCAAAATCCTCATCGACCCGGCCTCGGACCGCGAGCGCCTCATGCGCCTCAAAACCGAGGAGGGCGTGGACGAGGTCTGGCTCTCCCACTGGCACGAGGACCACTTCGCCCACCTGGACCTTTTCCCCGAAGCCAAAATCCGCATCCATCCGGCTGACGCTCCGCCATTGGCTGACCTCGATGTCTTCATGGACTGGTACGGCATGACCGGCCCGGAAAACCAAAAGGTGCGGGAAATGTGGCGGGAGCTGATGCTCACACAGTTCAATTTCAAACCCCGCACGGAGTTCGATTTTTTCATCCCTGACGAGGAAATAAGGCTTTCGGGGCTGACGGTGAAGGCGCTTCACGTTCCCGGCCACACCCCCGGCCACATGGCCTTTCATTTTCTGGAGCCAGAAGTCCTGTTTCTGGCGGATTACGATTTAACCCCCTTCGGCCCCTGGTACGCGGACCCCGGCGGGAGCATCGGGGAAACCTCGAAATCCGTTCGCAGGCTCCAGAAAATCCCTGTTTCCGCCTGGATCACCGCCCACGAGGGGGGCATTATTCATGAGGCCCCGCCCGAATTGTGGGATTCCTACCTGGACGTTCCGGTGAAAAGGGAGGAAAAAATCCTGGAATTGCTGGGAGAACCCCGCACCATAGAGGACATCGCCCGCCAGTGGCTGGTGTACCGCAAGCCGCGAGAGCCTTTTGAGTTCTACTTCTGGGCCGAGCGGGCCACGGCGAAGAAACACCTTGAAGGGCTGGTTGAAAGGGGCATGTCGGTTTGCTCCGAAGGGCTTTACCGTAGGCTTGCCTGA
- a CDS encoding N4-gp56 family major capsid protein — protein sequence MSDTLTTTAQVDPAVALFYDRNLIEAARPELVHEGCGQFRPIPKKSGNTIKFRRYSNLSVADTPLTEGVTPPGQALAKTDITATIAWYGDFVHVTDVVDATVEDPELTVASQKLGFQMGQTRDRLVRDVLAACASSSNALGGSNGNTPTEVTRADIDRVVKTLLSANAKMTTPAIPAGNGVGTAPIRKAYWGIADTDLVDDLEAVAGFKSVSEYASQSGTAEAEWGATGNVRWLMTSEGYVTSATPAVYHLPILGRDAYGVTDLAEGSASNIIKPFGSAGTADPLNQRASSGWKMGFVARILNDNFMHVLKVTHS from the coding sequence ATGAGCGATACTCTCACCACCACCGCCCAGGTCGACCCCGCAGTGGCCCTTTTCTACGACCGCAACCTCATCGAGGCGGCCCGGCCCGAACTGGTTCACGAGGGCTGCGGCCAGTTCCGCCCCATCCCCAAAAAGAGCGGCAACACCATCAAGTTCCGCCGCTACTCCAACCTCTCGGTGGCCGACACTCCGCTCACCGAGGGCGTCACCCCTCCGGGCCAGGCCCTTGCAAAGACCGACATCACCGCCACCATCGCCTGGTACGGCGATTTCGTCCACGTCACCGACGTTGTGGACGCCACCGTGGAAGACCCCGAACTCACCGTGGCATCCCAGAAACTGGGGTTCCAGATGGGCCAGACCCGGGACAGGCTCGTGCGGGACGTGCTTGCAGCCTGCGCCTCAAGCTCCAACGCCCTGGGCGGATCCAACGGCAACACCCCCACCGAGGTCACCCGCGCCGACATCGACCGCGTGGTGAAGACCCTTCTTTCCGCCAACGCCAAGATGACCACCCCGGCCATCCCCGCCGGAAACGGCGTGGGCACCGCCCCCATCCGCAAGGCCTACTGGGGCATCGCCGACACCGACCTCGTGGACGACCTGGAGGCCGTAGCCGGGTTCAAGTCCGTTTCCGAGTACGCCTCCCAGTCCGGAACCGCCGAGGCCGAGTGGGGAGCCACGGGCAACGTGCGCTGGCTCATGACCAGCGAGGGCTACGTGACGAGCGCCACCCCGGCGGTCTACCACCTGCCCATCCTGGGCCGGGACGCCTACGGCGTGACCGATCTGGCAGAGGGAAGCGCCTCCAACATCATCAAGCCCTTCGGCAGCGCGGGCACCGCCGACCCCCTGAACCAGAGGGCCAGCTCCGGCTGGAAGATGGGGTTCGTGGCCAGGATACTCAACGACAACTTCATGCATGTGTTGAAAGTGACCCACTCCTAG
- a CDS encoding CHASE2 domain-containing protein, producing MGLLKKHPVLFLGVGLTVLFLILGVLRIGILDRLDYSVYDLMMNMRTDSKSASDIVLVNIDETSLTSLGRWPWPRSVIARGLHKIKAGEPKAVGLTAILAEPEQNAGLLELNVLEKAFTQAGLASGSNGAAFLKAMNDARLRLDNDKLLSEALVSAGNVVLPLYFTRMQVRGEPSGKTHPGWLVNQALTEGVAEGGDNWEKSEKVIFPLASFAQASKGMGHITLIPDPDGVARTETPFFEYDGLLLPSFAVKLAQISLNVSKEKALVNQGESLSLGSLSVPLDPDSQVYFSFKGGAEAFESVPFSDVVNDKIQLSTFKDKIVIIAFSVPGLADFPSTPVGKLTHGEYMANALWAMQNGKFIAQPGWTGIFKLLLTIIIGLLIIFVFPKVKAGAAAGIFGGLLAALAIFSVVMFVSQGVWVRVTYPIVQLVIGYIGLTSIQYLLTQTGKEKAEGESAEVNRMLGVSFQNQGMLDMAFEKFQRVPMDDGMKKLLYNLALDYERKRQLNKAASVYEYIEEFDPKYKDVAIRKTKLMQASETMIFGQGMLGGTKSDQGILTGGSDTKPTLGRYEVVKMLGKGAMGVVYLGQDPRINRTVAIKTVRFSDDFPPDEAESMKKNFFREAESAGTLTHPNIVTIYDAGEEQDLAYIAMEFLEGDDLDKHIKPGSLLPMRKVIEYVADVADALGYAHEKGIVHRDVKPANMMLLKSGVVKVTDFGIARISASSQTATGVIKGTPFYMSPEQIAGEKVDGRSDIFSLGVMLYQLLTGELPFRGDSVAALMHQIMNVKHPDPRTYNDKIYKPLVGIIDKALEKNRDERYQKAGQMAAHLRELGKKIDQASAAQKKTP from the coding sequence ATGGGCCTTTTGAAAAAGCATCCGGTCCTGTTTCTCGGTGTGGGGCTGACCGTCCTTTTCCTTATACTGGGAGTCTTGCGCATCGGCATCCTGGACCGCCTGGATTACTCGGTCTACGATCTCATGATGAACATGCGCACCGATTCCAAGTCGGCGAGCGACATAGTTCTCGTAAACATAGATGAAACCAGCCTCACCTCCCTGGGCCGCTGGCCCTGGCCCCGCTCCGTGATCGCAAGGGGGCTCCACAAGATAAAGGCCGGAGAGCCCAAGGCAGTGGGGCTTACCGCCATTCTGGCCGAACCGGAGCAGAATGCCGGGCTTTTGGAGCTTAACGTCCTGGAAAAGGCCTTCACCCAGGCCGGGCTTGCATCCGGAAGCAACGGCGCGGCCTTTTTGAAGGCCATGAACGACGCCCGCCTTCGCCTCGATAACGACAAGCTCCTGTCCGAGGCCCTGGTAAGCGCCGGAAACGTGGTCCTGCCCCTTTATTTCACCCGGATGCAGGTGCGCGGGGAGCCTTCGGGCAAAACCCATCCCGGCTGGCTTGTAAATCAGGCCCTCACAGAAGGCGTGGCCGAGGGCGGGGACAACTGGGAAAAAAGCGAAAAGGTCATCTTTCCCCTGGCCAGTTTCGCCCAGGCCTCCAAGGGCATGGGCCACATCACCCTCATCCCAGATCCGGACGGCGTGGCCCGCACCGAAACGCCCTTTTTCGAGTACGACGGCCTGCTCCTGCCCTCCTTCGCCGTGAAGCTCGCCCAGATTTCGCTTAACGTTTCCAAGGAAAAGGCCCTGGTGAACCAGGGCGAAAGCCTGTCCTTGGGGAGCCTCAGCGTTCCGCTCGATCCCGATTCCCAGGTTTATTTCAGCTTTAAGGGCGGCGCGGAAGCCTTCGAGTCCGTGCCCTTTTCCGACGTGGTCAACGACAAGATTCAGCTTTCCACCTTCAAGGATAAAATCGTCATCATAGCCTTTTCGGTGCCGGGGCTCGCCGACTTCCCGTCCACGCCGGTCGGAAAGCTCACCCACGGCGAGTACATGGCCAACGCCCTTTGGGCCATGCAAAACGGCAAATTCATAGCCCAGCCCGGCTGGACCGGCATCTTCAAGCTCCTGCTCACCATAATTATCGGCCTGCTCATCATCTTCGTGTTTCCCAAGGTTAAGGCCGGGGCGGCTGCGGGAATATTCGGCGGGCTTCTGGCCGCGCTGGCCATTTTTTCCGTGGTGATGTTCGTGTCCCAGGGAGTGTGGGTCAGGGTAACCTACCCCATAGTCCAGCTTGTGATCGGCTACATCGGGCTTACCTCCATCCAGTACCTTCTCACCCAGACCGGCAAGGAAAAGGCCGAGGGCGAGAGCGCAGAGGTCAACCGGATGCTGGGGGTGTCGTTCCAGAACCAGGGAATGCTGGACATGGCCTTCGAGAAGTTCCAGCGGGTTCCCATGGACGACGGCATGAAAAAGCTCCTCTACAACCTCGCCCTGGACTACGAGCGCAAGCGCCAGCTCAACAAGGCCGCCTCGGTCTACGAGTACATCGAGGAGTTCGATCCCAAGTACAAGGACGTGGCCATAAGAAAAACCAAGCTCATGCAGGCCTCGGAAACCATGATCTTCGGCCAGGGAATGCTGGGCGGAACCAAGTCCGACCAGGGGATCCTGACGGGAGGAAGCGACACCAAGCCCACCCTCGGCCGCTACGAGGTGGTGAAGATGCTTGGCAAGGGCGCAATGGGCGTGGTCTACCTGGGCCAGGACCCCAGAATCAACCGCACCGTGGCCATAAAGACCGTGCGTTTCAGCGACGATTTCCCGCCCGACGAGGCGGAGAGCATGAAGAAGAACTTCTTCCGGGAGGCCGAAAGCGCGGGAACCCTCACCCATCCCAACATCGTCACCATTTACGACGCGGGCGAGGAGCAGGACCTCGCCTACATCGCAATGGAATTTTTGGAGGGCGATGACCTTGACAAGCACATCAAGCCCGGCAGCCTCCTGCCCATGCGCAAGGTTATCGAGTACGTGGCCGACGTGGCCGACGCCCTTGGCTACGCCCACGAGAAGGGAATCGTCCACCGGGACGTGAAACCCGCCAACATGATGCTTTTAAAAAGCGGCGTGGTGAAGGTGACGGACTTCGGCATAGCCCGCATATCGGCCTCGTCACAGACGGCCACCGGAGTCATCAAGGGCACGCCCTTCTACATGAGCCCGGAGCAGATCGCGGGCGAGAAGGTGGACGGCAGAAGCGACATCTTTTCCTTGGGCGTCATGCTCTACCAGCTTCTGACCGGAGAGCTTCCCTTCAGGGGCGACAGCGTGGCGGCCCTGATGCACCAGATAATGAACGTAAAGCACCCGGACCCGCGCACGTATAACGACAAGATTTACAAGCCCCTGGTGGGCATAATTGACAAGGCCCTGGAAAAGAACAGGGACGAGCGCTACCAGAAGGCGGGCCAGATGGCGGCGCACTTAAGGGAGCTTGGGAAGAAGATTGACCAGGCTTCCGCAGCCCAGAAGAAGACGCCATAG
- a CDS encoding molybdenum cofactor biosynthesis protein MoaB, translating to MGTTEHRKTASKRVTAAVITVSTSRTIIDDESGLWIVKALEKEGHKVLLHRVVTDDEAAISRVLAEALALDPGVVLMNGGTGITPTDVTIEAVSPLFDKHLPAFSALFAQLSFDQIDAAAVLSRATAGLIGKSLVFCMPGSKKAVKLAMEGLILPEITHFVSHARGH from the coding sequence ATGGGAACAACCGAGCATCGCAAAACGGCCTCAAAGCGGGTGACGGCGGCGGTTATCACGGTGTCCACCAGCCGGACCATAATCGACGACGAATCGGGCCTCTGGATCGTCAAGGCCCTGGAAAAGGAAGGCCACAAGGTCCTCCTGCACAGGGTGGTGACCGACGACGAGGCTGCCATAAGCCGGGTCCTGGCCGAGGCCCTGGCCCTTGATCCCGGCGTGGTTCTGATGAACGGCGGCACGGGAATCACCCCCACCGACGTCACCATCGAGGCCGTGAGCCCCCTTTTCGACAAGCATCTTCCGGCCTTTTCCGCCCTTTTCGCACAACTGTCTTTCGATCAGATAGACGCCGCCGCCGTGCTTTCAAGGGCCACCGCCGGCCTTATCGGAAAAAGCCTCGTGTTTTGCATGCCCGGAAGCAAAAAAGCCGTGAAACTCGCCATGGAGGGGCTCATTCTGCCCGAAATCACGCACTTTGTAAGCCATGCGCGAGGACATTGA